In Myxococcus stipitatus, the following are encoded in one genomic region:
- the cas2 gene encoding CRISPR-associated endonuclease Cas2: MRKVTVVVCYDVQVTDAEGPRRLRRIARACKDHGVRVQYSVFECVLEPKDWVVLRARLLSEMAVSSDSLRFYFLSEDVARKTEHHGARVPLDVEGPLIV; the protein is encoded by the coding sequence ATGAGGAAGGTCACCGTGGTCGTTTGCTACGACGTGCAGGTGACGGACGCGGAGGGGCCGCGCCGCCTGCGGCGAATCGCTCGGGCGTGCAAGGACCATGGTGTTCGGGTTCAGTATTCGGTTTTCGAGTGTGTGCTGGAGCCCAAGGACTGGGTGGTCCTGCGGGCACGACTGCTCTCGGAGATGGCTGTCTCGAGCGATAGCCTGCGCTTCTATTTCTTGAGCGAGGATGTCGCCAGGAAGACCGAACATCATGGTGCTAGGGTTCCACTGGATGTCGAGGGACCGCTCATCGTGTGA
- the cas4 gene encoding CRISPR-associated protein Cas4 yields MMESRETWVALSALQHLLFCERQAALIHVERLWLEDVNTATGRLLHERVDLPGHDARPGRRVERAVRLGCQRLRLTGRANLVEYHPDSTSPTGWRPFPVEVKRGRRKSEDADRVQLCAQALCLEEMHGVEVPEGALFHGAQHRRQAVRFDAGLRARTEAAVARMHELLERGHVPVVPRAPKCEKCSLESLCLPQVTAGQRRASDHLKRMMESVEF; encoded by the coding sequence ATGATGGAGTCCCGCGAGACATGGGTGGCGCTGTCCGCCTTGCAGCACCTGCTGTTCTGTGAGCGGCAGGCGGCGCTCATCCATGTCGAGCGGCTGTGGCTTGAGGATGTCAACACCGCCACGGGGCGCCTGCTGCATGAGCGGGTGGATTTGCCGGGGCATGATGCTCGGCCGGGCCGGCGCGTGGAGCGCGCGGTCCGGCTGGGCTGTCAGCGTTTGCGGCTGACGGGGCGCGCGAACCTGGTCGAGTACCATCCGGACTCCACGAGCCCCACGGGTTGGCGTCCCTTCCCCGTGGAGGTGAAGCGTGGGCGGCGGAAGTCGGAGGATGCCGACCGGGTGCAGCTCTGTGCCCAGGCGCTGTGCCTGGAGGAGATGCACGGTGTCGAGGTGCCCGAGGGGGCGTTGTTTCATGGGGCGCAGCACCGGCGGCAGGCGGTGAGGTTCGATGCGGGGCTGCGGGCTCGGACGGAGGCGGCCGTTGCTCGGATGCATGAGCTGCTGGAGAGGGGCCACGTCCCCGTCGTGCCAAGGGCTCCGAAGTGTGAGAAGTGCTCGCTGGAGTCGCTGTGTCTGCCGCAGGTCACCGCGGGCCAGCGGCGAGCCTCCGACCATCTGAAGCGGATGATGGAGTCCGTGGAGTTCTGA
- the cas1c gene encoding type I-C CRISPR-associated endonuclease Cas1c: MTTALNTLFITLEGARLNKDGERVVVMVQDERKAEVPLRHLRSVVCLARAWMTPELLESFVEAGIHVSFFGMTGRFLARVEGIPGGNVLLRRAQFRAADDGARTLAIARAVVVGKLGNARQFLMHARRDAVEERKPVLEEAVRRLSGHLRALERVEELEQVRGLEGIAARDYFEAFPALLKGEARRFTFDGRNRRPPRDPLNALLSFGYALLAQDCAGALAGVGLDPAVGFLHEDRPGRLSLALDLMEELRAPVVDRLVFSLVNRGQLKPEDFKTEAAGGVLLRDEARKAFLVAYQSAKQVEVQHVFLGQQTSWGLVPHLQALLLARVLRGELDGYPPFSVR, from the coding sequence ATGACGACCGCGCTCAACACGCTGTTCATCACCTTGGAGGGGGCTCGCCTGAACAAGGACGGTGAGCGGGTGGTGGTGATGGTTCAGGACGAGCGGAAGGCGGAGGTGCCGTTGCGGCATCTGCGCTCGGTGGTGTGCCTGGCGCGAGCGTGGATGACTCCGGAGCTGCTGGAGAGCTTCGTGGAAGCGGGCATCCATGTGTCCTTCTTCGGGATGACGGGGCGATTTCTCGCGCGGGTGGAGGGGATTCCTGGAGGGAATGTGTTGCTGCGGCGTGCGCAGTTCCGCGCGGCGGATGACGGGGCGCGTACGTTGGCGATTGCTCGGGCGGTGGTTGTGGGCAAGTTGGGGAATGCGCGGCAGTTCCTCATGCATGCGCGGCGGGATGCGGTGGAGGAGCGCAAGCCCGTGTTGGAAGAGGCGGTGCGGCGGCTCTCCGGGCACCTGCGTGCGTTGGAGCGAGTGGAGGAGTTGGAGCAGGTGCGGGGGCTGGAGGGGATTGCGGCTCGGGATTACTTCGAGGCGTTTCCGGCGCTGTTGAAGGGGGAGGCTCGGAGGTTCACGTTCGATGGGAGGAATCGGCGGCCCCCGAGGGACCCGCTCAATGCGTTGCTTTCATTCGGGTATGCGCTGTTGGCGCAGGATTGCGCGGGGGCCTTGGCGGGTGTGGGGTTGGACCCGGCCGTGGGGTTCCTGCATGAGGACAGGCCGGGGCGGTTGTCGTTGGCGCTGGATTTGATGGAGGAGCTTCGTGCGCCCGTGGTGGACCGGCTGGTGTTCTCGCTGGTGAATCGAGGGCAGCTCAAGCCGGAGGACTTCAAGACGGAGGCGGCGGGGGGCGTGCTGCTGCGGGATGAGGCTCGAAAGGCGTTTCTGGTCGCGTACCAATCAGCGAAGCAGGTGGAGGTCCAGCACGTCTTCTTGGGACAGCAGACGAGTTGGGGACTGGTGCCTCACCTGCAGGCGTTGTTGCTGGCGCGGGTGCTTCGCGGTGAGTTGGATGGTTATCCTCCTTTCTCGGTGCGGTGA
- the cas7c gene encoding type I-C CRISPR-associated protein Cas7/Csd2 — MSELKNRYDFVLLFDVQDGNPNGDPDAGNLPRIDPETGHGLVTDVCLKRKVRNFIQLTQEKKPGLDIFVKEKAVLNVSIYDAYKGLGIDLSEKPAKAEDGKKRDSKGKAQGSEVEQGRAWMCKTFFDVRTFGAVMSTGANAGQVRGPVQLTFARSVTPIVSLEHSITRMAVATEAEAEKQGGDNRTMGRKNTVPYGLYRAYGFVSPHLAKQTGFGQADLELLFKSFAHMFELDRSAARGLMAMRKVIVFKHGSELGNAPAHALFDRVKVAPVQPEKAARAFSDYRVSVDVAGLPQGIEVMDLV; from the coding sequence ATGTCCGAGCTCAAGAACCGTTACGACTTCGTCCTGCTGTTCGATGTCCAAGATGGAAACCCCAACGGGGACCCGGATGCGGGCAACCTGCCTCGCATCGACCCGGAGACGGGGCACGGGTTGGTCACCGACGTGTGCCTCAAGCGCAAGGTGCGCAACTTCATCCAGCTCACCCAGGAGAAGAAGCCGGGCCTGGACATCTTCGTGAAGGAGAAGGCGGTCCTGAATGTGTCCATCTACGACGCCTACAAGGGGCTGGGCATCGACCTGAGCGAGAAGCCCGCGAAGGCGGAGGACGGCAAGAAGCGCGACTCGAAGGGCAAGGCCCAGGGCTCAGAGGTCGAGCAAGGCCGAGCGTGGATGTGCAAGACGTTCTTCGACGTGCGGACCTTCGGTGCGGTGATGTCCACGGGGGCCAACGCCGGGCAGGTGCGAGGGCCGGTGCAGCTGACGTTCGCGCGCTCGGTGACGCCGATTGTCTCGCTGGAGCACTCCATCACCCGCATGGCCGTGGCCACCGAGGCCGAGGCCGAGAAGCAGGGCGGTGACAACCGCACCATGGGGCGCAAGAACACGGTGCCCTACGGGCTCTATCGTGCATATGGCTTCGTCTCTCCTCACCTGGCGAAGCAGACGGGCTTCGGTCAGGCGGACCTGGAGCTGCTGTTCAAGTCCTTCGCTCACATGTTCGAGCTGGACCGCAGCGCGGCGCGTGGGCTGATGGCGATGCGAAAGGTCATCGTCTTCAAGCACGGGTCCGAGCTGGGCAATGCGCCCGCGCATGCGCTGTTCGACCGGGTCAAGGTGGCGCCCGTGCAACCCGAGAAGGCCGCGCGTGCGTTCTCGGACTACAGGGTGTCGGTGGATGTGGCGGGCTTGCCGCAGGGCATCGAGGTGATGGACCTGGTGTGA
- a CDS encoding esterase family protein, with product MNREYHRWYSERLHRDMELLLFGHSGEPVLLLPTSRGRFYQAEDFGLIGAISDHIQSGRYVVVCPDSVDEESWFNTSVHPHDRLARHKEWEAYLLHEVVPLLARRSTGGRMTLAGCSFGGFHAYNVGLRHPHIFQRLISMGGKFETDEFLDGHHDADVYYHSATQWLPNVHDAQQLAALQRVEMVLAVGEHDFCRASNENLSRLLWRKDIANQLAVWQGGTHDWPVWRQMIQQYLPW from the coding sequence ATGAACCGCGAATACCACCGCTGGTACAGCGAGCGCCTGCACCGGGACATGGAGTTGTTGCTCTTTGGCCACTCCGGCGAACCCGTGCTGCTGCTGCCCACCAGCCGGGGGCGCTTCTATCAAGCCGAGGACTTCGGCCTCATCGGCGCCATCTCCGACCACATCCAGTCCGGCCGCTATGTCGTCGTGTGCCCGGACTCGGTGGATGAGGAGTCCTGGTTCAACACCTCTGTCCATCCCCATGACCGCCTCGCGCGGCACAAGGAATGGGAGGCCTACCTGCTCCACGAAGTGGTGCCCCTCCTGGCGCGCCGGAGCACGGGGGGACGCATGACACTCGCCGGATGCAGCTTCGGAGGCTTCCACGCCTACAACGTGGGCCTGCGCCATCCGCACATCTTCCAGCGGCTCATCTCCATGGGCGGCAAGTTCGAGACCGACGAGTTCCTCGACGGCCACCACGACGCGGACGTCTACTACCACTCCGCCACGCAGTGGCTCCCCAACGTCCACGACGCCCAGCAGCTCGCCGCGCTCCAGCGCGTGGAGATGGTGCTCGCGGTGGGTGAGCACGACTTCTGCCGCGCCTCCAACGAGAACCTCTCCCGCCTGCTGTGGAGGAAGGACATCGCCAACCAGCTCGCCGTCTGGCAGGGCGGCACCCACGACTGGCCCGTCTGGCGACAGATGATTCAGCAGTACCTGCCGTGGTAG
- a CDS encoding CRISPR-associated endonuclease Cas3'' has product MTPEPLAHVTRTGRPHLLREHLEAVGSLAAEFAPREDMKVPALATGRWHDLGKYRGHFQYRIRTENGFEAHLEPEGGGDKDHSTAGALWALRAEAALFPVAMAIAGHHGGLSDMEKFKERVQRPGKKALLEEALAQGVPQDLQTTPTGLSVAPLLTLSRHRLEFWTRMLFSSLCDADFLDTERFFDEGREAERRVGVTLEQLSDGLRAYLDRKQSGAPDTVVNQVRREVLSSVLAAAPSASGVFSLTVPTGGGKTLTSMAFALEHARARGQRRVIVAIPYTSIIEQSAAVYREAFGELGHAVIEHHSAVDPRRETALNRVASENWDAPVIVTTTVQLLESLFANRPAACRKLHNIAHSVIVLDEAQTLPPSLLTAILDGLKTLVEDYGCSVVICTATQPALGRRPELPEGFASIRELVPPEVRAFERLRRVQVCWPTRREPTPYAELAEAVAREQDVLVVVHRRDDARKLCALVDGLVGGEGKTLHLSALMCPEHRSVVLADIKERKRRGEPVRLVATQLVEAGVDLDFRVVYRSMAGLDALAQAAGRCNREGLLDGLGELRIYEAETAPPVGVLRAAVDVTRALRVQRPDLDLFAPESFRFYFERLFANANRDGKAIQELRKELRFEAVAGTFKLVEDEWSAPVVVPYSGCEPWLEELMKVGPSRERLRALQRFTVTVPRKVLESWVERKWAQVASETVVFLGPEHRGTAYDPTFGLMPEKVGILDPGVLITG; this is encoded by the coding sequence GTGACTCCGGAGCCGCTCGCTCACGTGACGCGGACGGGGCGCCCGCATCTGCTGCGAGAGCATCTGGAGGCGGTTGGGAGCCTCGCGGCGGAGTTCGCGCCACGCGAGGACATGAAGGTGCCTGCCCTGGCGACGGGGCGCTGGCATGACCTTGGGAAGTATCGCGGGCACTTTCAGTACCGCATCCGGACGGAGAACGGCTTCGAGGCCCACCTGGAGCCAGAGGGCGGGGGAGACAAGGACCACTCCACGGCGGGGGCGCTGTGGGCGCTGCGCGCGGAGGCGGCGTTGTTCCCGGTGGCCATGGCCATCGCGGGGCACCACGGCGGCTTGTCGGACATGGAGAAGTTCAAGGAGCGCGTCCAGCGGCCAGGGAAGAAGGCCCTGCTCGAGGAGGCGCTGGCCCAGGGAGTTCCTCAGGACCTCCAGACGACGCCCACGGGATTGTCCGTCGCACCGCTGTTGACGTTGTCCCGGCACCGGTTGGAGTTCTGGACGCGGATGCTGTTCTCGTCGCTCTGTGACGCGGACTTCCTCGACACCGAGCGGTTCTTCGATGAAGGGCGAGAGGCGGAGCGGCGGGTCGGGGTGACGCTGGAGCAGCTCTCCGATGGGCTCCGGGCGTATCTGGACCGGAAGCAGAGCGGTGCTCCAGACACGGTGGTGAACCAGGTCCGCCGCGAGGTGCTCTCCTCGGTGCTCGCGGCGGCGCCGAGTGCTTCCGGGGTCTTCAGCCTCACCGTGCCCACGGGTGGTGGGAAGACGCTCACGTCCATGGCGTTCGCGTTGGAGCATGCGCGGGCACGGGGACAGCGGCGTGTCATCGTCGCGATTCCGTACACCTCCATCATCGAGCAGAGCGCGGCGGTGTACCGGGAGGCCTTCGGTGAGCTTGGGCACGCCGTCATCGAGCACCACTCGGCGGTGGACCCTCGGCGGGAGACGGCGCTCAACCGGGTCGCGAGTGAGAACTGGGATGCGCCGGTCATCGTCACCACCACGGTGCAGTTGTTGGAGAGCCTCTTCGCCAACCGTCCGGCGGCGTGCCGCAAGCTGCACAACATCGCTCACAGCGTCATCGTGCTCGATGAGGCGCAGACGCTTCCGCCGTCGTTGCTGACGGCCATCCTGGATGGGCTGAAGACGCTGGTGGAGGACTATGGCTGCTCGGTGGTCATCTGCACCGCCACGCAGCCCGCGCTGGGGCGGCGTCCGGAGCTGCCCGAAGGCTTCGCGTCGATTCGGGAGCTGGTTCCGCCGGAGGTGCGCGCCTTCGAGCGCTTGCGTCGTGTGCAGGTGTGTTGGCCGACTCGGCGCGAGCCCACCCCTTACGCGGAGCTGGCGGAGGCCGTGGCGCGCGAGCAGGACGTACTCGTGGTGGTTCATCGAAGGGATGACGCGCGCAAGCTCTGTGCGCTGGTGGACGGGTTGGTCGGCGGGGAAGGGAAGACGCTGCACTTGTCTGCGTTGATGTGTCCCGAGCACCGCTCCGTGGTTCTGGCGGACATCAAGGAGCGCAAGCGGCGCGGTGAGCCGGTGCGGCTGGTGGCGACGCAGTTGGTGGAGGCGGGAGTGGACCTGGACTTCCGCGTCGTCTACCGGAGCATGGCGGGGCTGGATGCGCTCGCGCAGGCTGCGGGGCGCTGCAACCGTGAGGGGCTGCTCGACGGATTGGGGGAGCTGCGTATCTACGAGGCGGAGACGGCGCCACCGGTGGGAGTGCTTCGGGCCGCGGTGGATGTCACTCGGGCGTTGCGGGTGCAGCGGCCCGACCTGGACCTCTTCGCGCCGGAGAGCTTCCGGTTCTACTTCGAGCGGTTGTTCGCGAATGCGAACCGGGACGGCAAGGCCATCCAGGAGCTGCGCAAGGAACTCCGGTTCGAGGCGGTCGCCGGGACGTTCAAGCTCGTCGAGGACGAGTGGAGTGCTCCGGTGGTGGTGCCCTACTCGGGCTGCGAGCCGTGGTTGGAGGAGTTGATGAAGGTGGGGCCCTCGCGTGAGCGGCTGCGTGCCTTGCAGCGCTTCACGGTGACCGTGCCTCGCAAGGTGTTGGAGTCGTGGGTGGAGCGGAAGTGGGCCCAGGTTGCATCGGAGACCGTGGTGTTCCTGGGGCCGGAGCACAGGGGCACTGCGTATGACCCGACGTTTGGATTGATGCCCGAGAAGGTCGGGATTCTCGACCCGGGTGTCCTCATCACCGGCTGA
- a CDS encoding aldehyde dehydrogenase family protein, which translates to MLNTELVGGPLSHLESRRLLAEARRVAPEAFDAQGRLLSPVAGKWVRPAAWFNAISPIDGQVLAELPLLDAAQVSDGVEKAAAEFLPWSSRSIDKRSRAVLQAVALLEEHRDLLIKLLAWDIGKTLPTAANDVDRCLAGIAWYLEQIGSMLESRKPLGLISNIASWNYPFSVLMLNVLVQSLAGNSVIAKIPTQGGGVSLTIAFALLRRAGLPVSLVGGRGRDLSEALVAHPRIAGLAFIGGRANGGEVHRRLRATDKRYALEMEGVNAYAITQFSDWDALGQQIRAGFDFGKQRCTAYTRWVVEKSLVPKFVRTYVDTVSSLRVGHPLLGAPIDFGPLISASKAEELRTLITEAQAQGAKVLFQGELAEDAFTSQQERGAYLPPALLFGLPEDSELYLREPFGPIDVLVSVDSEEELVREANISNGALVASVATDDPELARRIASRLHAFKVGINKMRSRGDRDESFGGKGGSWAGAFVGGTHLVRAFTAGPHPLEGNWPD; encoded by the coding sequence ATGCTGAATACCGAACTTGTTGGCGGGCCCCTTTCTCACCTCGAGAGCCGACGCCTGCTCGCCGAGGCCAGGCGGGTTGCTCCCGAGGCCTTCGACGCCCAGGGACGCCTGCTCTCCCCTGTCGCCGGAAAGTGGGTCCGCCCAGCCGCCTGGTTCAACGCCATCTCTCCCATCGACGGCCAGGTCCTCGCCGAGCTGCCGCTGCTCGACGCCGCCCAGGTCTCCGACGGCGTCGAGAAGGCCGCCGCGGAGTTCCTCCCCTGGTCCTCCCGCTCCATCGACAAGCGCTCCCGCGCCGTCCTCCAAGCCGTGGCGCTCCTCGAGGAACACCGCGACCTGCTCATCAAGCTGCTCGCCTGGGACATCGGCAAGACACTCCCCACCGCCGCCAATGACGTGGACCGGTGTCTCGCCGGCATCGCCTGGTACCTGGAACAGATTGGCTCGATGCTCGAGAGCCGAAAGCCTCTCGGCCTCATCTCCAACATCGCCTCGTGGAACTATCCGTTCTCCGTGCTGATGCTCAACGTGCTCGTGCAATCCCTCGCGGGCAACTCGGTCATCGCCAAGATTCCCACGCAAGGCGGCGGCGTCTCGCTCACCATCGCCTTCGCCTTGCTGCGCCGCGCGGGGCTGCCCGTCTCCCTCGTCGGCGGACGCGGCAGGGACCTCTCCGAGGCACTCGTCGCCCACCCGCGCATCGCCGGCCTCGCGTTCATCGGCGGCCGCGCCAACGGCGGCGAGGTCCACCGCCGCCTGCGAGCCACCGACAAGCGCTACGCCCTGGAGATGGAAGGCGTGAATGCCTACGCCATCACCCAATTCTCGGACTGGGACGCGCTCGGCCAGCAGATTCGCGCCGGCTTCGACTTCGGCAAGCAACGCTGCACCGCGTACACCCGCTGGGTCGTCGAGAAGTCGCTCGTCCCCAAGTTCGTGCGCACCTACGTGGACACCGTGTCCTCGCTGCGCGTGGGCCATCCGCTCCTCGGCGCCCCCATCGACTTCGGCCCGCTCATCTCCGCCAGCAAGGCGGAGGAGCTGCGCACCCTCATCACCGAGGCCCAAGCGCAAGGCGCCAAGGTCCTCTTCCAAGGCGAGCTTGCCGAGGACGCCTTCACCTCCCAACAGGAGCGCGGCGCCTACCTCCCGCCCGCCCTCCTCTTCGGCCTCCCCGAGGACAGCGAGCTCTACCTGCGCGAACCCTTCGGCCCCATCGACGTGCTCGTGTCCGTGGACTCCGAGGAGGAGCTGGTCCGCGAAGCCAACATCTCCAACGGCGCGCTCGTGGCCTCCGTGGCGACGGACGACCCGGAGCTCGCGCGGCGAATCGCCTCCCGCCTCCACGCCTTCAAGGTCGGCATCAACAAGATGCGCTCGCGCGGAGACCGGGATGAGTCCTTCGGCGGCAAGGGCGGCTCGTGGGCCGGCGCCTTCGTCGGCGGCACCCACCTGGTCCGCGCATTCACTGCCGGCCCCCATCCCTTGGAAGGCAACTGGCCCGACTGA
- a CDS encoding YqiA/YcfP family alpha/beta fold hydrolase, translating to MSDMPAVPRSEGPRWLYLHGFASGPDSTKGVAIARHFAARGVEVARLNLRVPTMEGLRLSAMLETVREAMGGDGARAVLMGSSLGGLTAAHVAAVDARVSGLVLLAPAFQVVRQLRRRMGEGAWGLWNKQGWIETDDFAEKRKVRVHAGFIADAEAVDERQGGWPDVRVPTLVIHGRADDTCDIRYSRQWAEGKRHVKLVEVEDGHELVASLPRILTEAEEFLRPWGV from the coding sequence ATGAGTGACATGCCCGCCGTGCCGAGGTCCGAGGGTCCGCGTTGGTTGTATTTGCATGGCTTCGCGTCGGGTCCGGACTCGACGAAGGGGGTGGCCATCGCGAGGCACTTCGCGGCGAGGGGTGTGGAGGTGGCGAGGCTCAACTTGAGGGTGCCCACGATGGAGGGGCTGCGGTTGAGCGCGATGTTGGAGACGGTGCGAGAGGCGATGGGGGGTGATGGGGCGCGGGCGGTGTTGATGGGGTCGAGTCTGGGAGGGTTGACGGCGGCGCACGTGGCGGCGGTGGATGCGAGGGTGAGTGGGTTGGTGTTGTTGGCGCCGGCGTTCCAGGTGGTGCGTCAGTTGAGGAGGAGGATGGGGGAAGGGGCGTGGGGGTTGTGGAACAAGCAGGGGTGGATTGAGACGGACGACTTCGCGGAGAAGCGGAAGGTGCGAGTGCACGCGGGGTTCATCGCGGATGCGGAGGCGGTGGACGAGAGGCAGGGCGGTTGGCCGGACGTGCGAGTGCCCACGCTGGTGATTCATGGGAGGGCGGATGACACGTGTGACATCCGGTATTCGCGCCAGTGGGCGGAGGGGAAGCGGCACGTGAAGCTCGTGGAGGTGGAGGATGGGCACGAGCTGGTGGCGTCGCTCCCGAGGATACTCACCGAGGCCGAGGAGTTCCTGCGTCCCTGGGGCGTATGA
- the cas8c gene encoding type I-C CRISPR-associated protein Cas8c/Csd1 has product MMLAALDAFARERGLADDPLYETRPVDFRIRLGAKGEFLGLESTQDERGKGMPLLIPRIPQRRVNIASGFLVDNPKYVLSHDVDEPSAREGKAAKGPARFAAFLAMVQEALAACGAPELRAVEAFLLNEEARAKVVAARNPEDWNGSELLAFVVGDAAGPVHQHPAIREWWERRGKEQSAQGRVGLCLVTGTSGVLAETHFVLKNVPNAQPAGAALVSFNAPAFESHKLKQGGNAPVSQSAALGYVLALNDLLRKSEERRYRQGIQVGEDSVLVFWTNSTAQEESLLLSWMDPSEADLRRFLEAPFRGLEPSELDTRSFYSVTLAGNSGRVAVRDWFQTSVGEVKQNIRRYFADLRLGDGTTDKPTPIWRLLKAVEAPSGRGLTPDVATRMLGAALRGQPFPRQLLSAALDRLRLPPSDDKLEREQLRLRVALIKATLIRLPRSGTASLEVSVSLDKTNSSQPYVLGRLFAVLERLQGAALGDINATIRDRYFGAASRNPATVFPRLLQLSVHHASKAESGGWLEKVKAEVMALLPPERFPRILALEDQGLFAVGYYHQREAFFTKRAAPEPAAESPASSV; this is encoded by the coding sequence ATGATGCTGGCGGCGCTCGATGCGTTCGCGCGGGAGCGTGGGCTCGCGGATGACCCGCTCTATGAGACCCGGCCGGTGGACTTTCGCATTCGCCTGGGGGCGAAGGGAGAGTTCCTCGGGTTGGAGTCCACGCAGGATGAGCGAGGGAAGGGGATGCCTCTGCTCATTCCTCGCATCCCGCAGCGGCGGGTGAACATCGCCTCGGGTTTCCTCGTGGATAACCCAAAGTACGTGCTCTCTCATGATGTGGATGAGCCCTCGGCGCGGGAGGGAAAGGCCGCGAAGGGGCCCGCACGGTTCGCGGCCTTCCTCGCCATGGTGCAAGAGGCTCTTGCCGCTTGCGGTGCTCCTGAGCTTCGGGCGGTGGAGGCATTTCTGCTGAACGAGGAGGCTCGCGCGAAGGTTGTCGCGGCTCGGAACCCGGAGGATTGGAATGGCTCCGAGTTGTTGGCCTTTGTCGTAGGCGACGCGGCGGGCCCCGTGCATCAGCACCCCGCCATCCGCGAGTGGTGGGAGCGACGAGGAAAGGAGCAATCCGCGCAAGGGCGGGTGGGGCTTTGCCTCGTAACCGGAACCTCGGGCGTTCTGGCGGAGACGCACTTCGTCCTCAAGAACGTCCCGAACGCGCAGCCCGCGGGCGCCGCACTGGTGTCGTTCAACGCGCCGGCGTTCGAGTCGCACAAGCTCAAACAGGGAGGGAATGCGCCGGTCTCTCAGTCCGCGGCCCTGGGCTACGTGCTCGCGCTGAATGACCTGCTGCGGAAGTCGGAGGAGCGCCGCTACCGGCAGGGCATCCAGGTGGGGGAGGACTCGGTGCTGGTGTTCTGGACGAACAGCACCGCGCAAGAGGAGAGCCTCCTCCTGTCCTGGATGGACCCGTCGGAGGCGGACCTTCGCCGTTTCCTCGAGGCGCCCTTCCGTGGCCTGGAGCCGAGCGAGCTGGATACGCGGAGCTTCTATTCCGTGACGCTCGCGGGGAACTCGGGCCGGGTGGCCGTGCGGGACTGGTTCCAGACGAGTGTCGGCGAGGTGAAGCAGAACATCCGGCGGTACTTCGCGGACCTGCGCTTGGGGGATGGGACGACGGACAAGCCCACTCCCATCTGGCGACTGCTGAAGGCCGTGGAGGCGCCTTCGGGACGAGGACTGACTCCCGACGTCGCGACTCGGATGCTGGGCGCGGCGCTTCGAGGGCAGCCGTTTCCCCGGCAGCTCCTCTCCGCGGCATTGGACCGGCTCCGGCTCCCTCCGTCGGACGACAAGCTCGAGCGCGAGCAGCTCCGGCTTCGTGTCGCGCTCATCAAGGCCACCCTCATCCGTCTTCCCCGAAGTGGAACCGCTTCCCTGGAGGTCTCCGTGTCATTGGACAAGACAAACTCGTCGCAGCCCTATGTCCTGGGGCGACTGTTCGCGGTGCTGGAGCGCTTGCAGGGCGCGGCCCTGGGCGACATCAATGCCACCATCCGAGACCGCTACTTCGGCGCGGCCTCACGCAATCCGGCGACCGTCTTCCCGCGTCTCCTCCAGCTCTCCGTCCACCACGCGTCCAAGGCGGAGTCAGGCGGGTGGCTCGAGAAGGTGAAGGCCGAGGTCATGGCCTTGCTTCCTCCGGAGCGCTTCCCTCGCATCCTCGCCTTGGAGGACCAGGGGCTCTTCGCGGTGGGTTACTACCACCAACGCGAGGCGTTCTTCACGAAGCGCGCGGCGCCTGAGCCCGCCGCCGAGTCCCCTGCTTCCTCCGTCTGA
- the cas5c gene encoding type I-C CRISPR-associated protein Cas5c, giving the protein MKTATSKRFRVRAQGPVACFTRPEMKAERVSYEVMTPSAARGVLEAILWKPAIRWQVHEIAVLAPVRWMSFRRNEVNSRATVGKFDYAADEDRAQRNTVALREVDYVITASFALVPGKAGAEDNVRKFEEMFERRLEKGQFFHAPYLGCREFAARVEVASGELSPSDAAVERRPLGLMFYDFEFGDSGRATRPLFFDAYLDHGVLQVPPWEQVLERNGGRP; this is encoded by the coding sequence ATGAAGACAGCAACGAGCAAGCGATTCCGCGTGCGGGCCCAAGGGCCCGTGGCGTGTTTCACGCGGCCCGAGATGAAGGCCGAGCGGGTCAGCTACGAGGTGATGACGCCCTCCGCGGCCAGGGGCGTCTTGGAGGCGATTCTGTGGAAGCCGGCGATTCGCTGGCAGGTGCATGAGATTGCCGTCCTCGCGCCCGTGCGCTGGATGAGCTTTAGGCGCAACGAGGTGAACAGCCGCGCGACGGTGGGGAAGTTCGACTACGCGGCGGACGAGGACCGGGCCCAGCGCAACACGGTGGCGCTGCGGGAGGTGGACTACGTCATCACCGCGTCCTTCGCGCTCGTGCCGGGCAAGGCGGGGGCGGAGGACAACGTCCGCAAGTTCGAGGAGATGTTCGAGCGGCGGCTGGAGAAGGGACAGTTCTTCCACGCGCCCTACCTGGGGTGTCGCGAGTTCGCGGCGAGGGTGGAAGTGGCGAGCGGGGAGCTGAGTCCCTCGGACGCGGCGGTGGAGCGCAGGCCCCTGGGGTTGATGTTCTACGACTTCGAGTTCGGTGACTCGGGGCGCGCGACGCGGCCTCTGTTCTTCGATGCGTATCTGGACCATGGCGTGCTCCAGGTGCCGCCGTGGGAGCAGGTGCTGGAGCGCAATGGAGGCAGGCCATGA